CAACCTGCATCCTTCTGCGGAGTAATAGGATTAAAACCTTCATACGGGCGTATTTCAAGGTATGGTATTGTAGCTTATGCATCTTCCTTTGACCAAGCAGGAACCTTTACAAAAAATATAGAAGACGCTGCCTTGTTACTCTCTGTAATGGCAGGTAAAGACGATTACGATGCTACTTGTTCAGAAAAGCCTGTACCTAATTACCTTGATGCAATACAACTTGAACCTCAAAAACTAAAATTTGCTGTACTCAAATCAGTTTTAGAAAGCGAAGGTTTAGCCGATTATATCAGAGTTGCTTTTGAAAACAAAGTTAAAGCAATTGAAAGTCAAGGTCATACAGTTACTTATATAGATTTTCCCTATTTAGACTACCTTATCCCTACATATTACGTGCTAACTACTGCAGAAGCTTCATCAAACTTAGCCCGATACGATGGAATACGCTACGGATACAGAAGTCAAAATGTCAGTGAAGGTGAAATGGGATTAGAACAAACGTACACAAAAAGCCGCACAGAAGGTTTTGGAAAAGAGGTAAAACGTAGAATCATGTTAGGAACATTCGTATTAAGCGCGGGCTACTACGATGCTTACTATACCAAAGCCCAAAAAGTCCGCAGAATCTTGTACAATTTTCTAAAAAACACTTTCACTACTTTTGATGCCATTCTGCTACCAGCTACACCTACTTCAGCCTTTAAATTCGGAGAAAAAACCAAAGACCCTGT
This sequence is a window from Bacteroidia bacterium. Protein-coding genes within it:
- the gatA gene encoding Asp-tRNA(Asn)/Glu-tRNA(Gln) amidotransferase subunit GatA, translating into MNYISFAHLQEDLKTQKITCQQILTYYLNRIEQNKHLNAFLEVFTESATQTAIKIDEKIKQGKAIGKLAGMVIGIKDVFAYKGHNLNAASKILQNFKSIYTATCVQRLIDEDAIIIGRLNCDEFAMGSSNENSAFGNVLNYLNTDYVPGGSSGGSAVAVSADLCWASLGTDTGGSIRQPASFCGVIGLKPSYGRISRYGIVAYASSFDQAGTFTKNIEDAALLLSVMAGKDDYDATCSEKPVPNYLDAIQLEPQKLKFAVLKSVLESEGLADYIRVAFENKVKAIESQGHTVTYIDFPYLDYLIPTYYVLTTAEASSNLARYDGIRYGYRSQNVSEGEMGLEQTYTKSRTEGFGKEVKRRIMLGTFVLSAGYYDAYYTKAQKVRRILYNFLKNTFTTFDAILLPATPTSAFKFGEKTKDPVSMYLSDIYTVLANLGGNPAISIPLGKNPANNLPFGLQIITDTFEEGKLLQIAKHLQNMEN